A genomic region of Pseudomonas abietaniphila contains the following coding sequences:
- a CDS encoding hemerythrin domain-containing protein, with product MNAIELLKADHERVKAILTQLSESTERGVKKRTDLLQKLEMEITIHTKLEEEILYPAFKEAGGKEQDVMYYEAKEEHRTVDSLVLPDLKATDPGTPEFSGRVKVVKELLEHHIEEEETEMFPQANKLLGKAKLDELGAQMEAMKASYKKSMSPNIAA from the coding sequence ATGAACGCTATCGAACTGCTGAAAGCTGACCACGAACGCGTCAAAGCGATACTGACCCAGCTGAGTGAGTCCACCGAGCGCGGTGTGAAAAAAAGGACGGACCTGCTTCAGAAGCTTGAAATGGAAATCACGATTCACACCAAACTTGAGGAAGAAATCCTTTACCCGGCTTTCAAAGAGGCGGGTGGCAAAGAACAGGATGTCATGTATTACGAAGCGAAGGAGGAGCATCGCACTGTGGATTCGCTGGTGCTGCCGGACCTCAAGGCCACCGACCCCGGGACGCCCGAATTTTCAGGCCGGGTTAAAGTCGTTAAAGAGCTCCTTGAGCATCACATCGAAGAGGAAGAAACGGAGATGTTTCCTCAAGCGAACAAATTGCTCGGCAAGGCCAAACTGGATGAGCTGGGCGCGCAGATGGAAGCGATGAAGGCCAGCTACAAGAAGTCGATGTCGCCCAATATCGCAGCATAA
- a CDS encoding Crp/Fnr family transcriptional regulator, whose protein sequence is MSAPPLPNHNHLLAALPAEDLKRLTPHLEQVALELGEVLYEPGDTLRHVYFPTDAIVSLLHVTENGSSAEIAVVGNEGLIGIALFMGGESTSSRAVVQSAGIAFRLPGQKLKKEFNRHGDLLLLMLRYTQALITQMSQTALCNRHHSIDQQLCRWLLLSLDRLHGNHLNMTQELIANMLGVRREGVTEAAGKLQRQGVIEYSRGQITILDRPRLERLSCECYSVVKTETDRLLHYTRRQDE, encoded by the coding sequence ATGTCTGCTCCTCCGCTGCCCAACCATAACCATCTGCTTGCGGCGCTGCCGGCCGAGGACCTTAAACGGCTGACGCCGCATCTGGAGCAGGTTGCACTGGAACTGGGTGAGGTGTTGTATGAACCGGGAGACACCCTGCGCCATGTCTACTTCCCGACGGACGCCATCGTGTCCCTCCTGCATGTCACGGAAAACGGCTCATCCGCTGAAATCGCCGTGGTTGGAAACGAGGGCCTGATTGGCATTGCGCTGTTCATGGGCGGCGAAAGCACCTCCAGTCGGGCGGTGGTGCAAAGCGCCGGCATCGCCTTCCGGCTTCCCGGGCAGAAACTGAAAAAGGAATTCAACCGCCACGGCGATCTGCTCCTGCTGATGCTGCGCTACACCCAGGCGCTGATTACGCAGATGTCCCAGACCGCCCTGTGCAACCGTCATCACTCCATCGATCAGCAATTGTGCCGCTGGCTGTTGTTATCGCTGGATCGCCTGCACGGGAATCACCTGAACATGACCCAGGAACTGATCGCCAACATGCTTGGTGTGCGCCGCGAAGGCGTGACGGAAGCAGCAGGCAAGCTTCAGCGCCAGGGCGTTATCGAATACAGCCGAGGCCAGATCACCATCCTGGATCGCCCGCGTCTGGAACGGTTGAGCTGTGAGTGCTACTCGGTGGTCAAGACCGAAACCGATCGACTGCTGCATTACACCCGTCGGCAAGACGAATAG
- a CDS encoding DUF1543 domain-containing protein translates to MLFVVLLGGKHPKARIEVHDVAIVVGDSLEATYPQLRESWFGTQAGLHIDSWMAVDGVEDWKVELSPLAPRPGSPRLYLINLGGYDARVFGEAHHYLLVVAHSKNEAKSKGKRHMLANWGQPHTDAVMDVDDCLPIDRVEGRYVHLVEGEHNGVKQKNAYIVLPAGPRVAV, encoded by the coding sequence GTGCTGTTTGTAGTGTTGCTGGGTGGCAAGCACCCGAAGGCCAGGATCGAAGTGCATGACGTGGCAATCGTCGTCGGCGACAGCCTTGAAGCGACGTATCCGCAACTGCGCGAGAGCTGGTTTGGCACTCAGGCGGGTCTGCACATCGACTCCTGGATGGCCGTCGACGGCGTGGAGGACTGGAAAGTGGAACTGAGTCCGCTGGCGCCTCGTCCCGGATCCCCCCGTTTGTATCTGATCAACCTGGGCGGTTACGACGCGAGAGTCTTCGGTGAGGCGCATCACTACCTGCTGGTGGTGGCTCACAGCAAGAACGAGGCGAAGTCCAAGGGTAAGCGGCACATGCTCGCGAACTGGGGACAGCCTCATACGGATGCGGTCATGGACGTCGACGATTGCTTGCCGATCGACAGGGTGGAAGGCCGTTACGTGCATCTGGTCGAAGGCGAACACAACGGTGTGAAGCAGAAGAACGCCTATATCGTTTTACCCGCCGGGCCCCGGGTCGCCGTCTGA
- a CDS encoding GH36-type glycosyl hydrolase domain-containing protein, which produces MNSIWTRIRRVVARSSGLYRTGSFALPRFEYEPILRSELFSADQMADHGIALARQHRLTALSSRDAMLGRLDDNEALLKRSCTALSEAQQSSRRVTPAAEWLLDNFFLIEDHIRTAKTHLPKGYSRELPRLMNGASAGLPRVYDIALETISHGDGRVDEQSLSRFIFAYQTVMPLALGELWAIPIMLRLALIENLRRVASRVMANADDRNLADDWAERLIETSERDVKSLVLTVADMARSTPPMSPAFVAEFTRRLQGQSASLALPLNWIEQMLGETGSSIERQVQIDAQQQAADQVSISNSIGSLRLLSATDWREFVESMSHVEQILSEDPAAVYRAMDFGTRDSYRHVIERLARRSPQHSEIQVARAAIDLATAQAASVSCEGLARHVGYYLVSTGLPLLERSLNARVPIHERWKRLLQRSPLMFYLAPVSLLTMVFAAPLLASAHRDRMPDIALLVLAVPCLIMTSRLAISLINWLVTFSLLPSVLPKMDYERGIPDDARTLVVIPTLIANLADVDELVEGLEVRFLANRDAHLHFALLSDFLDAAEQTLPQDAELIAHACQAITRLNRKYAEGTEGAEDRFFLLHRPRCWNPNERVWMGYERKRGKLIELNALLRGSGRASFNAIVGNVDQLQSVRYVITLDTDTLLPRDTARHCVAAMMHPLNRPVFDAMGAHIVAGHAILQPRVGISLTSVTRSAYAQLFGSDAGVDPYTRAVSDVYQDLFQQGSFIGKGIYEVDAFTCALEGCLPDNQILSHDLIEGCYARSGLLSDVQVYEQYPARYGADVKRRHRWIRGDWQLLPWLSPWARDASGEWARNRLGVMARWKILDNLRRSLEPLATMLMLGWAWLFSNDPLGWTLTVVGLLVIQSLLRALTELMQPPAPAVPYRQHVRAVAGDLGQDLARACLTLAWLPFEMFYSTDAILRSLWRLGFSRRLLLQWQPSREVERLAASRLGGLYRLMWVAPATAAIAIAVLCTDPLTLGIAAPLLLAWLIGPWIAWRLSSPPRQSVFTPSTEALRFLRILARKTWAFFDLYVGPDDHWLPPDNIQEAPKAAIAHRTSPTNMGMSLLAHLAAHDFGYLSTERLLTRLAASLDSMDGLERYQRHFYNWYDTQTREPLRPQYVSTVDSGNLAGLLLTLQAGLAQLPDAPMFGVTVIDGLRDTLDTLIEVQRAGDSDEEPLDTLRIGLDRAALTPDVDTLTDLLQTARAMVSRADPGSDEDSAYWVEAFSRQCIDWTDELQRFRLPTHRVGVLPMTSTLRQLACLNIDDWDAAHHDEVMQVRRAAHERLKTVERLSQLAASMAQMDFSLLYDRQRDLFVIGYNVDERRLDTGYYDLLASEVRLANFVVIAQGQIPQQAWFTLGRLLGENAGTPTLLSWSGSMFEYLMPMLVMPNYDGSLLDQTCRAAVAVQIEHGNALGIPWGVSESGYYTLDAHFNYQYRAFGVQGLGLKRGLSEDVVIAPYASALALMIDPEAACKNLQRLAQQGSAGRFGLYEAVDYTEARLPRGQRFAIVQSFMAHHQGMSLLALTSVLLNQPMQRRFEAVPSLQSALLLLQERVPKAAAPYLQTAQSPIPGENAQDPGLRIFADPGRKRPAVQLLSNGRYHVMLTSGGGGYSRRNEMAVTRWQEDTTQDNWGMFCYLRDVETSTVWSATHQPTLQQPESHEAIFSDSRAEFRARHLDFDTHLEIVVSPEDDIELRRLHLTNRASLAKTIEITTYAEVVLTASGSDAMHPAFSKLFVQTELLRPLQAIVCSRRPRASDEPTPWMCHLLAAHGVDIDAISYETDRMRFIGRGRNLVAPQALDATCVALSDTAGPVLDPVVAIRCRITLQPGQQATIDLVTGVADSRDECLSLISKYRDRHLADRVFDLSWTHSQVLLRQLNASLADARLFEQMASSLLYANTSMRADSAVLIANRRNQSGLWGQAISGDLPIVLLQISSLDNIELVQQLVQAHAYWRQKGLMVDLLIWNEDQAGYRQQLQDAIMGLITLGSEATLLDRPGGIFVRPAQQISAEDRVLVLSVARLVLSEGYGTLSEQVVRRRVSPVHAPFVATRQHLPTSRPTHATPPELLLGNAYGGFNADGSEYIIAGLATHPTPAPWVNVLANAQLGTVVSEAGGAYTWAENAHEFRLTPWHNDPVTDRSGEALYLRDEETGHFWSATPQPCPGSGPYRTRHGFGYSVFEHEEDGIYSELWVYVALDAPIKFSRLVLTNRSGRARSLSVTGYAEWVLGDLRSKSAMHVVTQSDPVSGALFARNAYSVEFSDRVAFFDTDTIDHGISGDRTEFLGRSGTLASPAAMRHAGLSGRVGGGLDPCAALQVQVSMAEGQSKEVILRLGAETSTQAATQLVQRFRGSQAAATELQKVREHWRSVLGVIRIETPAPAVDVMVNGWLMYQVIACRFLARSGYYQSGGAIGFRDQLQDSMAMIHADPTAVRTHLLLCAGHQYAEGDVQHWWHPPMNRGVRTACSDDFLWLAAATSRYVEMTGDLSVLDEPAGYLEGRPLVAGEESYYDQPGTSPLQESLYRHCVRAIEHSLGRGQHGLPLMGCGDWNDGMNRVGHLGKGESVWLGFFGYQVLEQFAETARLHGDLAFASRCSDNAQLLRRALDQNAWDGAWYRRAWFDDGQLLGSATNEECRIDSIAQSWSVLSGAGAPARQRQAMQSLDEHLIKRDIRAVLLLDPPFDKSSLDPGYIKGYVPGVRENGGQYTHAAVWAGMAFARLGEVAQAWEVLGLINPADPANLTRIDTYKVEPYVMAADVYGTPPHAGRGGWTWYTGSAGWMYRLIVESLLGVQRIGKTLTIEPLMHPDWSGFTLHYRFGKAVYHFEIRQGSSAITSLTLNGEPVSGNVLTLSDDDGEYRVRVDCRARSPRPEEREYQPVVAD; this is translated from the coding sequence CCGCTTCGAATACGAGCCGATTCTGCGCTCCGAGCTGTTCAGCGCCGATCAGATGGCCGACCACGGGATCGCTTTGGCCAGGCAGCACCGGCTCACCGCGTTGTCCTCGCGGGACGCGATGCTCGGCAGGCTGGACGACAACGAGGCGTTGCTCAAACGCAGCTGTACGGCGCTGTCCGAGGCACAGCAGTCCAGCCGACGCGTCACCCCTGCCGCAGAATGGCTGCTGGATAACTTTTTCCTGATCGAAGATCACATACGCACCGCGAAGACTCACCTGCCCAAAGGCTACAGCCGGGAACTGCCACGGCTGATGAACGGCGCCTCCGCCGGCCTGCCGCGGGTCTACGACATTGCCCTGGAAACCATTTCCCATGGCGACGGGCGCGTCGACGAGCAAAGCCTCAGCCGCTTCATCTTTGCCTATCAGACGGTCATGCCGCTGGCACTCGGAGAACTCTGGGCGATCCCCATCATGTTACGCCTGGCGCTGATTGAAAATCTGCGCAGGGTCGCCTCACGGGTCATGGCCAATGCTGACGACCGGAACCTCGCCGATGACTGGGCCGAGCGCCTGATCGAGACCTCCGAGCGCGACGTTAAAAGCCTGGTGCTGACCGTCGCCGACATGGCGCGGTCCACGCCGCCCATGTCACCCGCTTTCGTGGCCGAGTTCACCCGACGGTTGCAGGGCCAGAGCGCGTCCCTCGCCCTGCCGCTGAACTGGATCGAACAGATGCTCGGGGAAACAGGCTCCAGCATCGAGCGTCAGGTCCAGATCGATGCCCAGCAGCAGGCCGCGGACCAGGTCTCCATCAGCAACAGCATCGGCAGCCTGCGTCTGTTGTCAGCGACGGACTGGCGTGAGTTCGTCGAGTCGATGAGCCACGTGGAACAGATCCTGAGCGAAGACCCTGCCGCGGTTTACCGGGCAATGGATTTCGGCACACGGGACAGCTATCGGCATGTCATCGAGCGACTGGCACGCCGCAGTCCGCAGCATTCGGAAATCCAGGTGGCGCGCGCCGCGATTGATCTCGCCACAGCCCAGGCGGCATCGGTGTCCTGCGAAGGGCTTGCACGTCATGTCGGGTATTACCTGGTCAGCACGGGACTGCCGCTTCTGGAACGTAGCCTGAATGCCCGCGTGCCCATTCATGAGCGCTGGAAACGGTTGTTACAGCGCTCGCCGCTGATGTTTTACCTGGCACCGGTGTCGCTGCTGACAATGGTCTTCGCCGCGCCCTTGCTGGCTTCCGCACACCGGGACCGCATGCCGGACATCGCCCTGCTGGTGCTGGCCGTGCCCTGCCTGATCATGACCAGCCGCCTGGCGATCAGCCTGATCAACTGGCTGGTGACCTTCAGTCTGTTGCCCTCCGTTCTGCCCAAGATGGATTACGAGCGCGGGATTCCGGATGACGCGCGCACGCTGGTGGTGATCCCCACATTGATCGCGAATCTGGCCGATGTCGACGAGTTGGTCGAAGGCCTCGAAGTGCGGTTTCTCGCTAACCGCGACGCTCATCTGCACTTCGCCTTGCTCAGCGATTTTCTTGACGCCGCAGAGCAAACCCTGCCGCAGGACGCTGAACTGATCGCCCACGCCTGTCAGGCGATCACTCGGCTCAACCGCAAATACGCTGAAGGTACTGAAGGCGCCGAGGATCGGTTTTTCTTGCTGCATCGACCGCGCTGCTGGAATCCCAATGAGCGTGTGTGGATGGGGTATGAGCGCAAACGCGGCAAATTGATCGAACTCAATGCGCTGTTGCGCGGCAGCGGGCGCGCGTCTTTCAACGCCATTGTCGGAAACGTCGATCAGTTGCAGAGCGTTCGTTACGTGATCACCCTGGACACTGACACATTGCTGCCACGGGATACCGCCCGCCATTGCGTGGCGGCCATGATGCACCCGTTGAACCGGCCGGTGTTCGATGCCATGGGTGCGCACATCGTTGCCGGGCACGCCATTTTGCAACCGCGCGTGGGCATCAGCCTGACCAGCGTCACCCGCTCGGCCTACGCGCAGTTGTTCGGCAGCGATGCCGGTGTCGATCCCTATACCCGAGCGGTCTCGGACGTCTATCAGGACCTGTTCCAGCAAGGCTCGTTCATCGGCAAGGGCATCTACGAGGTGGATGCTTTTACCTGCGCGCTGGAAGGTTGCCTGCCGGACAACCAGATCCTCAGCCACGATTTGATCGAAGGTTGCTATGCGCGCTCCGGTCTGCTGAGCGATGTGCAAGTGTACGAGCAGTACCCCGCGCGCTATGGCGCGGACGTCAAACGCAGGCATCGCTGGATTAGGGGCGACTGGCAATTGCTGCCCTGGCTATCGCCCTGGGCGCGGGACGCGAGCGGCGAGTGGGCACGCAACCGGCTCGGTGTCATGGCGCGCTGGAAGATTCTAGACAACCTGCGACGCAGTCTCGAACCCTTGGCCACGATGCTGATGTTGGGTTGGGCCTGGCTGTTCAGCAACGACCCTTTGGGCTGGACGCTGACCGTGGTCGGATTACTGGTGATTCAGTCGCTGCTTCGCGCACTTACTGAATTGATGCAGCCCCCTGCGCCGGCCGTTCCCTATCGGCAACACGTCCGGGCGGTGGCCGGCGATCTGGGGCAGGATCTCGCCCGCGCCTGTCTGACGCTGGCCTGGTTGCCCTTCGAAATGTTCTACAGCACGGATGCGATTCTGCGGTCGCTGTGGCGGCTGGGTTTCAGCCGACGCCTGCTGTTGCAATGGCAGCCGTCCCGGGAGGTCGAACGCCTGGCCGCCAGCCGTCTGGGCGGGCTCTACCGGCTGATGTGGGTCGCGCCAGCGACGGCAGCGATCGCCATCGCCGTGCTGTGCACGGATCCGCTGACCCTGGGAATTGCCGCCCCACTGCTGCTGGCGTGGTTGATCGGGCCATGGATCGCCTGGCGCCTGAGCTCGCCTCCCCGTCAATCGGTGTTCACACCGTCAACCGAGGCACTGCGTTTCCTGCGCATACTCGCACGCAAGACCTGGGCCTTCTTCGACCTGTACGTCGGGCCCGACGACCATTGGCTGCCGCCCGACAATATTCAGGAAGCCCCTAAAGCGGCCATCGCCCATCGCACCTCGCCGACCAACATGGGCATGTCGTTGCTCGCGCATCTGGCCGCCCACGACTTCGGTTACCTGAGTACCGAGCGCCTGCTGACCCGGCTTGCTGCGTCGCTCGACAGCATGGACGGGCTGGAACGGTATCAGCGGCATTTCTACAACTGGTACGACACCCAGACGCGCGAACCTCTGCGGCCACAGTATGTGTCTACCGTCGACAGCGGCAACCTGGCGGGACTGTTGCTGACCCTGCAAGCCGGGCTTGCGCAACTGCCTGATGCGCCGATGTTCGGCGTGACGGTGATCGATGGCCTGCGCGATACGCTGGACACGTTGATCGAGGTACAACGTGCCGGCGACAGCGACGAGGAACCGCTGGATACGTTGAGAATAGGGCTTGACCGGGCGGCGCTGACGCCGGACGTCGACACCCTGACCGACTTGTTGCAGACCGCGCGGGCCATGGTTTCACGCGCTGATCCCGGCAGCGATGAAGACAGCGCGTACTGGGTTGAAGCCTTCAGCCGTCAATGCATCGACTGGACCGACGAACTGCAACGCTTTCGGCTCCCGACGCATCGGGTTGGCGTGCTCCCGATGACGTCTACATTGCGCCAGCTGGCGTGCCTGAACATCGACGACTGGGACGCCGCCCACCATGACGAGGTCATGCAGGTTCGCCGGGCCGCCCATGAACGTCTCAAGACCGTGGAGCGGCTGAGCCAGCTCGCCGCTTCGATGGCGCAGATGGATTTCTCCCTGCTCTACGACCGTCAACGCGACCTGTTCGTCATCGGCTACAACGTCGACGAACGGCGGCTCGACACCGGCTATTACGACCTCCTGGCCTCTGAAGTGCGTCTGGCCAACTTCGTGGTCATCGCGCAAGGGCAGATTCCGCAGCAGGCCTGGTTCACGCTGGGCCGGTTGCTCGGCGAAAACGCCGGGACGCCGACCTTGCTCTCCTGGTCCGGCTCGATGTTCGAATACCTGATGCCCATGCTGGTGATGCCCAACTACGATGGCAGCTTGCTGGACCAGACGTGCCGCGCCGCCGTGGCGGTGCAGATCGAACACGGCAATGCGCTGGGTATTCCGTGGGGGGTGTCGGAGTCGGGGTATTACACCCTTGATGCCCATTTCAACTATCAATACCGCGCGTTCGGGGTTCAGGGCCTGGGGCTCAAACGCGGGCTGAGCGAGGATGTGGTGATTGCGCCCTACGCCAGCGCGCTGGCGTTGATGATTGATCCGGAGGCGGCCTGCAAGAACCTGCAACGCCTGGCCCAGCAAGGGTCGGCCGGCCGTTTCGGCCTGTACGAAGCGGTGGATTACACCGAAGCGCGATTGCCGCGCGGCCAGCGGTTTGCAATCGTGCAGTCGTTCATGGCGCATCACCAGGGCATGAGCCTGCTGGCCCTGACCAGCGTGTTGCTCAACCAACCCATGCAGCGACGCTTCGAGGCGGTTCCCTCGCTGCAGTCCGCGTTGCTGTTGCTCCAGGAGCGAGTCCCCAAAGCCGCGGCACCGTATCTTCAAACCGCGCAGTCACCGATCCCCGGCGAAAACGCTCAAGACCCGGGGCTTCGAATCTTCGCCGACCCGGGCCGCAAACGCCCGGCCGTGCAGTTGCTGTCCAACGGTCGTTACCACGTGATGCTGACCAGCGGTGGCGGCGGCTACAGCCGACGCAACGAGATGGCCGTGACCCGCTGGCAAGAGGACACGACCCAGGACAACTGGGGCATGTTCTGTTATCTGCGGGATGTCGAAACCTCGACCGTCTGGTCGGCGACGCACCAACCCACGTTGCAGCAGCCTGAAAGCCACGAAGCGATCTTCAGCGACTCCCGAGCCGAGTTCAGGGCCCGTCATCTGGATTTCGATACGCACCTGGAAATCGTCGTGTCGCCTGAAGACGACATCGAACTGCGTCGGCTGCACCTCACCAACCGGGCGTCGTTGGCCAAGACGATCGAGATCACCACGTACGCCGAAGTCGTGCTTACCGCCTCGGGCAGCGACGCCATGCACCCGGCGTTCAGCAAGCTGTTCGTGCAGACCGAACTGCTGCGCCCGCTTCAGGCCATCGTGTGCAGCCGCCGACCGCGTGCCAGCGATGAGCCGACGCCCTGGATGTGCCATTTACTGGCCGCGCACGGGGTCGACATCGATGCGATTTCCTACGAAACCGACCGCATGCGATTTATCGGGCGAGGACGCAACCTGGTCGCGCCCCAGGCGCTGGATGCTACGTGCGTAGCCTTGTCGGACACGGCGGGACCCGTGCTCGACCCCGTGGTCGCCATACGCTGCCGCATCACGCTGCAACCCGGCCAACAGGCGACCATCGACCTGGTCACGGGTGTCGCCGACAGTCGCGACGAGTGCCTGTCGTTGATCAGTAAATACCGCGACCGTCACCTCGCCGACCGCGTCTTCGACCTGTCCTGGACCCACAGCCAGGTGCTGCTGCGCCAGCTCAATGCGTCACTGGCTGACGCCCGCTTGTTCGAGCAGATGGCGTCCTCGTTGCTGTATGCCAACACCTCGATGCGCGCCGACAGCGCCGTGCTGATCGCCAATCGACGCAACCAGTCCGGCCTGTGGGGGCAGGCGATTTCCGGGGACCTGCCGATCGTGCTGTTGCAGATCTCCAGCCTGGACAACATTGAACTGGTGCAACAACTGGTTCAGGCCCATGCGTATTGGCGGCAGAAAGGGCTGATGGTCGACCTGCTGATCTGGAATGAGGATCAGGCCGGCTATCGCCAGCAGTTGCAGGACGCAATCATGGGGCTGATCACCTTGGGCAGCGAAGCCACGCTGCTGGATCGCCCGGGCGGCATCTTCGTACGGCCGGCCCAGCAGATATCGGCCGAGGATCGCGTGCTGGTCCTGTCGGTGGCCAGGCTGGTGTTGAGCGAAGGGTACGGCACCCTGTCCGAGCAGGTCGTTCGTCGCAGGGTTTCGCCTGTGCACGCGCCGTTCGTGGCGACCCGGCAGCACCTGCCTACCTCGCGGCCGACTCACGCGACCCCGCCCGAGCTGCTGCTGGGCAATGCCTATGGCGGGTTCAACGCCGACGGCAGTGAGTACATCATCGCAGGCCTTGCCACTCATCCAACCCCCGCGCCCTGGGTTAACGTGCTGGCCAACGCGCAACTCGGCACCGTGGTGTCGGAAGCGGGCGGCGCCTACACCTGGGCTGAAAACGCCCATGAGTTTCGCCTGACACCCTGGCACAACGACCCGGTCACCGATCGCAGCGGCGAAGCGCTTTACCTGCGTGACGAAGAGACGGGCCATTTCTGGTCGGCCACACCTCAGCCCTGCCCGGGTTCCGGCCCTTACCGGACCCGACACGGTTTTGGCTACAGCGTCTTCGAACACGAAGAAGATGGCATCTACAGTGAGCTGTGGGTCTATGTAGCACTGGACGCGCCCATCAAGTTCTCGCGACTGGTGTTGACCAACCGCTCCGGGCGCGCTCGATCACTGTCGGTCACCGGTTACGCGGAATGGGTGCTGGGCGATCTGCGCAGTAAGTCAGCGATGCACGTGGTGACCCAGTCCGACCCCGTGAGTGGTGCCCTGTTTGCGCGCAATGCGTATTCAGTGGAGTTTTCCGACCGGGTGGCGTTTTTCGACACCGACACCATCGATCACGGCATCAGCGGGGATCGCACCGAATTCCTCGGGCGCAGCGGAACACTGGCCTCTCCGGCCGCCATGCGCCATGCAGGACTTTCCGGGCGCGTGGGCGGCGGTCTGGATCCGTGCGCCGCGTTGCAGGTGCAAGTGAGCATGGCGGAGGGCCAGAGCAAGGAAGTCATTCTGCGGTTGGGCGCCGAAACCTCGACACAGGCCGCCACCCAACTGGTGCAGCGATTCCGCGGCAGTCAGGCGGCCGCGACGGAGCTGCAGAAAGTCCGGGAGCACTGGCGCTCGGTGCTGGGCGTCATCCGCATCGAAACCCCTGCCCCCGCGGTGGACGTCATGGTCAACGGCTGGCTGATGTATCAGGTTATTGCCTGTCGTTTCCTGGCCCGCAGTGGTTACTACCAATCGGGCGGCGCGATTGGATTCCGTGATCAATTGCAGGACAGCATGGCGATGATTCACGCCGATCCGACGGCGGTACGAACCCATCTGCTGCTGTGCGCCGGCCACCAATACGCCGAAGGTGACGTGCAGCACTGGTGGCACCCACCGATGAATCGAGGCGTACGCACCGCGTGCTCCGACGACTTCCTGTGGCTCGCCGCCGCCACCAGTCGCTACGTCGAAATGACAGGGGACCTCAGCGTTCTGGACGAGCCCGCTGGCTATCTGGAAGGCCGGCCATTGGTGGCAGGCGAAGAGTCCTATTACGACCAGCCGGGAACCTCTCCCCTGCAAGAGTCACTGTACCGGCATTGCGTGCGCGCCATCGAACACAGCCTGGGTCGCGGCCAGCACGGCTTGCCCCTGATGGGGTGCGGTGACTGGAACGATGGCATGAATCGCGTCGGACATCTGGGCAAGGGTGAAAGCGTGTGGTTGGGTTTCTTTGGCTATCAGGTGCTGGAACAGTTTGCCGAGACGGCACGCCTGCACGGTGATCTCGCCTTCGCCAGTCGCTGCAGCGACAACGCCCAGTTGTTGCGCCGCGCCCTGGATCAGAACGCCTGGGATGGCGCCTGGTATCGGCGTGCCTGGTTCGATGACGGCCAACTGCTCGGCTCGGCCACCAACGAGGAATGCCGTATCGACTCGATTGCCCAAAGCTGGTCGGTGTTGTCCGGAGCCGGTGCGCCCGCCCGCCAGCGTCAGGCCATGCAGTCACTGGACGAACATCTGATCAAGCGTGACATTCGCGCAGTGCTGCTGCTCGATCCACCGTTTGACAAAAGCAGCCTGGACCCTGGCTACATCAAAGGCTACGTGCCCGGCGTACGCGAGAACGGCGGTCAATACACCCATGCGGCCGTCTGGGCGGGGATGGCCTTCGCTCGGTTGGGAGAAGTCGCTCAGGCCTGGGAGGTGCTGGGTCTGATCAACCCTGCCGATCCAGCGAACCTGACGCGAATCGATACCTACAAAGTCGAACCCTACGTCATGGCGGCCGATGTCTACGGCACACCGCCCCATGCCGGACGCGGTGGCTGGACCTGGTACACCGGCTCCGCTGGCTGGATGTACCGTTTGATTGTCGAATCCTTGCTGGGGGTGCAACGCATCGGCAAGACCCTCACGATTGAACCGTTGATGCACCCTGACTGGTCGGGCTTCACCCTGCATTACCGCTTCGGCAAGGCCGTGTACCACTTCGAAATACGCCAGGGCAGCTCGGCGATAACGTCCCTGACGCTGAACGGTGAACCCGTCAGCGGCAATGTACTGACACTCAGCGACGACGACGGCGAGTACCGGGTCAGGGTGGATTGTCGCGCACGTTCGCCGCGGCCCGAAGAACGGGAGTACCAGCCCGTCGTCGCTGACTGA
- a CDS encoding DUF6555 family protein produces MAQEKHYRIDYLMNGNYKTFYIRAARMDNAEAWHWATVDAGIGQLPKYRTDPINKLSKPQAEKHGITDVEWRTA; encoded by the coding sequence ATGGCGCAGGAAAAACATTACCGTATCGACTACCTGATGAACGGGAATTACAAAACCTTTTACATCCGCGCAGCCAGGATGGATAACGCTGAAGCCTGGCATTGGGCAACCGTGGACGCAGGTATCGGCCAGTTGCCCAAGTACAGAACTGACCCGATCAATAAACTCAGCAAACCTCAGGCCGAGAAGCACGGCATCACCGATGTCGAGTGGCGGACAGCGTAA